A stretch of DNA from Nonlabens ponticola:
ATATAAAGAACGATCCAATGAGGTAGCGCGCAAATTGATGCTGGTGAGTGTGAGTTATATAACGTTGATTCAAATCATCTACGTGGTAGATAAATTTTTAAGATAATGAGTGAGGTTGCAGATTTACCTATGAAACAGCGCATCGCGCGATCCAAAAAGCAAATGATGTGGTTTGCCATTGCAAGTCTGGTCATGATGTTTGCGGGTTTGACTAGTGCCTATGTAGTAAGTAGTGCCAGACGTGACTGGGTTGATATAGATCTACCACAGGAATTTTATTACAGCACTGGTGTTATTTTATTAAGCAGCTTGACATTGTTTCTAGCAAAGCGCTTGATCCTTAAGGGTGATCGTGCGGCTGGAATGATTTTTACCGTGGTGACTTTTGTTCTGGGTACCACGTTTGTGGTAATGCAGTTTGCTGGATTTCAAAGCATTATTGATATGGGTTATCGCTTTACTGGTGCAGCAAGTAATGTAAATGCATCCTTTATATACGTGATTGTTGCGGCTCACCTGGCGCACATCGTTGCTGGACTCATTGCGCTTCTTGTGATGACTGTTCAAACATTGAGAAGTAAATACACGCCTGATAATATTTTAGGATTTGAGCTAGGCTCCATGTTTTGGCACTTTGTAGACGTATTGTGGATATACTTGCTGCTATTTTTAGCCTTTGCGAAAGATATTTTTTAAACCTATTTTTGCCACTTATTACTACTAATTAAGAATTATGGAGACTACAGTAGCTGCTACTGGTACAGAAGGCCAAAAATGGGGTGGCGGCACAAAGCCGCTAGGAGTGAGTTATGGTAAGATGATGATGTGGTTCTTCATCCTGTCAGATGCACTTACATTCTCAGGTTTTCTAGCCGCATATGGTTTCTCTCGTTTTAAGTTTATCGAGGAATGGCCTATCGCAGATGAAGTTTTTAACCACTTTCCATTTTTACATGGTGTCGATGCACCTATGTTTTATGTGGCATTAATGACCTTTATTCTTATTGGTTCATCGGTTACGATGGTACTAGCTGTTGATGCAGGTCACCACATGAATCGCAAGAAAGTTGCTCTTTATTTATTACTTACTGTCATTGGTGGTTTGATCTTCGTTGGCTCACAGGCCTGGGAATGGGCAAACTTTATTTCAGGAGAATATGGTGCTGTAAAAACTCGCGGTGGTAGAATTCTACAATTTGTTGATGCAGATGGCAAACGTGTGGCGCTGGATGAGTTTGTGTCTGTAGGCGATAGAGATTTTGAGGCTTATGGAGAAAGTGAAG
This window harbors:
- a CDS encoding cytochrome c oxidase subunit 3; amino-acid sequence: MSEVADLPMKQRIARSKKQMMWFAIASLVMMFAGLTSAYVVSSARRDWVDIDLPQEFYYSTGVILLSSLTLFLAKRLILKGDRAAGMIFTVVTFVLGTTFVVMQFAGFQSIIDMGYRFTGAASNVNASFIYVIVAAHLAHIVAGLIALLVMTVQTLRSKYTPDNILGFELGSMFWHFVDVLWIYLLLFLAFAKDIF
- a CDS encoding cytochrome c oxidase subunit 3, yielding METTVAATGTEGQKWGGGTKPLGVSYGKMMMWFFILSDALTFSGFLAAYGFSRFKFIEEWPIADEVFNHFPFLHGVDAPMFYVALMTFILIGSSVTMVLAVDAGHHMNRKKVALYLLLTVIGGLIFVGSQAWEWANFISGEYGAVKTRGGRILQFVDADGKRVALDEFVSVGDRDFEAYGESEGIWYETSGDIGSTYTIDEVREGFMANPDLLIRTTQIVVNEETGASEKLILSRDESMFKLQKQAVSVVEGANLEENEYGAPLFADFFFFITGFHGFHVFSGVVFNLIIFFNVLLGTYERRGHYEMVEKVGLYWHFVDLVWVFVFTFFYLV